One window of the Populus trichocarpa isolate Nisqually-1 chromosome 9, P.trichocarpa_v4.1, whole genome shotgun sequence genome contains the following:
- the LOC7490060 gene encoding ADP-ribosylation factor 2 translates to MAALAQVSASLSLSIHDVSAVRPSRTRLPISRLPTSSLARNGTAFATGSPLLISRTSRQKKAAGRATFVSVRCEKSTQEGSGVDVWIGRLAMIGFAGVVSVEIATGKGLLENFGLTAPLPTVALAVTGLMGVLTAVFIFQSASENVLTNFSMGATISRLARRFLPKTEIRILMVGLDASGKTTILYKLKLGEIVLTVPTIGFNVETVVYKNISFTVWDVGGQQKIRPLWRYYFQNSHGLIFVVDSNDRGRISEARNELHRILSDIELKDAILLVFANKQDVPNAMSVSEVADKLGLPALKQRRWYIQSSSATSGRGLYEGLDWLSNYISNKAA, encoded by the exons ATGGCAGCACTAGCTCAAGTCTCtgcttctctctccctctccattCACG ATGTTAGTGCTGTTAGGCCATCAAGAACCCGCCTTCCCATTTCTCGATTACCCACTTCTAGTCTTGCACGAAATGGGACTGCTTTCGCTACTGGGTCTCCACTCT TGATATCAAGAACTTCTCGTCAGAAAAAGGCTGCAGGGAGAGCAACATTTGTTTCTGTAAGATGTGAGAAAAGTACCCAGGAGGGCAGCGGTGTGGATGTATGGATTGGACGGCTTGCAATGATTGGCTTTGCTGGGGTCGTTAGTGTTGAAATAGCTACAGGAAAGGGACTTTTGGAG AATTTTGGACTCACAGCCCCCTTGCCTACGGTGGCCTTGGCAGTAACAGGATTGATGGGTGTTTTGACAGCTGTGTTTATCTTCCAATCGGCCTCTGAGAAT GTTTTAACAAACTTTAGTATGGGCGCAACCATATCCCGACTTGCAAGAAGATTCCTTCCGAAGACTGAAATTAGGATTCTCATGGTGGGGCTTGATGCATCTGGGAAAACAACCATTCTGTACAAACTAAAGCTGGGAGAAATTGTTCTTACAGTACCTACAATTG GTTTTAATGTGGAGACGGTGGTGTACAAAAATATAAGTTTCACCGTATGGGATGTAGGAGGACAACAAAAG ATTCGGCCTCTATGGAGATACTACTTTCAGAATTCCCACGGACTCATCTTTGTTGTGGACAGCAATGATAGGGGGAGAATTTCAGAAGCTCGCAATGAGCTACATCGCATTTTATCTGAT ATCGAACTAAAGGATGCCATCCTGCTTGTCTTTGCCAACAAGCAGGATGTTCCGAATGCTATGTCTGTTTCTGAGGTTGCTGATAAGCTTGGACTACCTGCTCTTAAACAGCGTCGCTG GTACATTCAAAGCTCTTCTGCCACTTCAGGACGTGGATTATACGAAGGTCTGGACTGGCTATCTAACTATATCTCTAACAAGGCAGCATAA
- the LOC7490059 gene encoding uncharacterized protein LOC7490059, whose translation MGKSRQDAASKADRKFEKKVQFYSKVRDAVAVLTAQKSITKKKKLRSRQKKLKAYDLSTLTEFLPELKSPQQSKPTAEFKLNSKSRQKLILKEGKQLSMVLNHPAFQADPLGSIHQHLLSTQPVAEEKPKKKMNKNGGKKVKGKKSKSLTTPQSMDF comes from the exons ATGGGAAAGTCAAG ACAAGATGCTGCGTCTAAAGCGGACCGTAAATTCGAGAAGAAGGTTCAGTTCTATAGCA AGGTCAGAGATGCAGTTGCTGTTTTGACTGCTCAAAAATCTATTACTAAG AAGAAAAAGCTTCGGAGCCgacaaaagaaattgaaagcatATGACCTCTCTACCCTCACAGAATTCCTCCCTGAGTTGAAGTCTCCTCAGCAATCAAAACCCACTGCCGAGTttaaattgaattctaaatcaAGGCAAAAACTAAT ATTGAAGGAAGGGAAACAATTAAGTATGGTTCTTAACCATCCGGCTTTCCAGGCAGACCCCCTCGGATCCATTCATCAACACTTACTGAGCACACAACCTGTTGCGGAGGAGAAgccaaagaaaaagatgaacaaAAATGGAGGGAAGAAAGTAAAGGGGAAAAAGTCGAAATCCTTAACTACACCTCAGTCTATGGATTTctga